In the Paralichthys olivaceus isolate ysfri-2021 chromosome 15, ASM2471397v2, whole genome shotgun sequence genome, one interval contains:
- the nup98 gene encoding nuclear pore complex protein Nup98-Nup96 isoform X4 yields the protein MFNKSFGTPFGGGTGGFGNSSTFGQQNTGFGATGGFGASTFGATTNTGGLFGATQNKPGGLFGSSTFSQPATSSTSTGFGFGAASGTSTSLFGNTGTGTSSGLFSQQNNAFSANKPTSFGSFGTSTSSGGLFGSTNTASNPFGGANSLFGGSGFSATQQPGTTVKFNPPTGSDTMVKAGVTTSINTKHQCITAMKEYENKSLEELRLEDYQAGRKGPTNQMAAPTGSLFSSTAATSSATTGLFGSTAPNTSFSFGQTKSTFGAAPSGFGATTGGLFTQPTQQPAGSLFKPFGQTTTAPNTGFSFGNTNTMGQANTSTMGLFGNTAASQSGGLFGTAQTSTATGFGAGTGLFGPTNTGFGNVGTQQTLFGNKTAGFGTTTTSAPSFGTGTGLFGNKPALTLGTGTNTSTFGFGANPAAGSLFGNKPATGGLGTGLGTSFGAAVGPGQTSLFGNNQNKLGTTLGTMGTFGTTGFNSGTSAMGFGAPQQPVALTDPSAAAAQQAMLQQQLSVLAYSPYGDSPLFRNPLSDPKKKEERLKPTNPTAQKALTTPTHYKLTPRPATRVRPKALSSSGSSKSQLFDGLDDDEPSLTNGAFVPRKSIKKLVLKNLNSSQYSSQAETETDDLASPPEYPQNGHSLMEEEEELRELGGSSIQADDDPEVTQFYVNPIAKPIPQGRAQTSLQDTISDLNMHKAARNGLELSSDDVLASLGEESLQEEREEEQQEIQQSPHPAGIVLNRVGYYTIPSMKDLAEMTDEHGECSVENFTIGRKGYGSIFFPGEVNVSGLNLDEIVHFRRKEVIVYPDDKNKPPEGEGLNRRAEVTLDGVWPNDKTTCTQIRSPERLSDMNYEGRLEKASRKQGARFLEYRTETGSWVFEVAHFSKYGLQDSDEEDDVPLKTDPKKLKTMMPLPPSKLQQPLPPSQHQVAPQAQSTVVDLPSGLAELDSDMADITQSFPTESLLGGQEDSDLPGETDTTCGKLGGLTSAELDGISASSHIASTLGINPHTLQIMKASLFAEDEEDSELFPDRGVMKVSTDVSSPRIVLPGAQTRTSVGGLLQARFTSGLLSQLSDSPQPLLSRASLTLGDTPRSLHWAAQGPSFLLPPQTPEPSIRTVGVRRLGGPVPLKESVTLGKGGLLMDVGLFKGRSFRVGWGPGWTLAHCGDRLSSSGSKHLDHKDLSSKTDFSFLPKPARNKPLVESPYKVTLEQLVGLEPQVPKTSEEEDEESPTVLQRPLEICLEHSTISTTDSSTCPLVQPQTGVAALHEYAKWIRELNDTRGDADPLLGHWAEVWTLCEALWGRLGPADQEPDIETPSDYEQQLERRRTFSAWLSRSATCRVEEEVALAGKGHHTEAIFSYLTGNRISEACRVAQKEGDHRLSLLLSQALGSQYCRDLLALQLADWNRMQTDCYLPEERLRIFTLLAGKPVWQSSDSVVNVCSQLDWKRCMAVHLWFMLPPTASMADALAKYEAAFQGSCEGGKYACAPLPPYLEGEKTDVEEEEEKKMDVDEEEESKRPLYDLCFHLLKLYSDRHYSLQQLLDPLTVTWERLDYRLSWHLWGVLQSLHYSHLSASRQGLLHASYAAQLESAGLWHMSVFILLHIPDHAQRERAVREMLTLHCPLQETDESVRRERFLTERLLIPERWIHEAKATRAHRDANRHQEALHLYRAGYWNQCHRLLIQHLASDCIINDNHDYLLEFLEGLAVPEHSTTIQDWDTAGRVYLDYIRVIKTLQDIQQMENAGYELERLYTDVTSLCGRIELLPCRTARDRLAQSEMAKRVSNILRVVLSLQQGDGASDSLSIPLAQLAPHITRLPMPEDYTLEELRGLTQSYLRQLIISQ from the exons ATGTTCAACAAGTCATTCGGGACTCCCTTCGGTGGAGGGACAGGGGGATTTGGCAACTCGTCCACCTTTGGACAACAAA ACACAGGCTTTGGGGCGACAGGAGGATTTGGGGCTTCTACGTTCGGGGCGACTACCAACACTGGAGGACTGTTTGGTGCCACACAGAATAAACCTG GCGGTCTGTTTGGATCCAGTACGTTCAGTCAACCAGCAACTTCCTCCACCAGCACCGGCTTCGGCTTCGGTGCAGCGAGCGGCACGTCTACCAGCTTGTTTGGCAACACAGGAACAGGCACCAGCAGTGGACTCTTCTCCCAGCAGAATAATGCCTTCAGTGCCAACAAACCCACATCTTTTGGAA GCTTTGGGACGAGCACCAGCAGCGGTGGGCTCTTCGGCTCCACCAACACTGCCTCAAACCCTTTCGGTGGAGCGAACTCTCTGTTCGGAGGCTCTGGGTTCTCCGCAACACAGCAGCCGGGAACAACCGTGAAATTCAAT CCTCCAACAGGAAGCGACACGATGGTGAAAGCTGGTGTGACCACGAGCATCAACACCAAACACCAGTGCATCACAGCCATGAAGGAGTACGAGAACAAATCCCTGGAG gagtTGAGACTGGAGGATTACCAGGCCGGCAGGAAAGGACCGACCAATCAGATGGCTGCACCGACAGGCAGCTTGTTCAGTTCGACTGCGGCCACATCCAGTGCCACCACTGGCCTGTTTGGCTCCACAGCCCCTAACACCAGCTTCTCCTTCGGACAGACTAAAAGCACCTTCGGAGCAG CACCCAGCGGGTTTGGTGCAACCACAGGCGGCCTTTTCACTCAGCCGACACAGCAACCAGCCGGCAGCCTCTTCAAGCCGTTCGGTCAGACGACCACCGCGCCAAACACCGGCTTCTCCTTCGGGAACACCAACACCATGGGACAGGCCAACACCAGCACCATG GGTTTGTTTGGGAACACGGCAGCGTCTCAGTCGGGTGGGTTGTTCGGCACCGCTCAGACCAGCACCGCCACAGGCTTCGGGGCTGGCACTGGGCTGTTTGGACCAACCAACACTGGGTTCGGAAACGTTGGCACACAG CAGACTTTATTCGGTAATAAGACGGCCGGGTTTGGCACCACCACCACTAGTGCTCCGTCCTTCGGCACCGGCACTGGACTCTTTGGGAACAAGCCGGCGCTCACGCTTGGAACCGGAACCAACACCTCTACCTTCG GTTTCGGAGCGAATCCTGCTGCAGGGAGTCTGTTCGGAAACAAACCGGCCACTGGTGGACTGGGCACCGGACTGGGAACCAGCTTTGGAGCAG cagtgGGGCCAGGACAGACGTCTCTGTTCGGAAACAACCAGAACAAACTGGGAACCACTCTTGGAACCATGGGAACATTCGGAACGACAGGATTCAACAGTGGAACCAGTGCGATGGGATTCGGAGCTCCGCAGCAACCAGTCG cGCTGACTGATCCAAGCGCAGCAGCGGCCCAGCAGGccatgctgcagcagcagctcagcgtTCTGGCGTATTCGCCGTACGGAGACTCGCCGCTGTTCAGAAACCCACTGTCCGACccgaagaagaaagaggag CGTCTGAAACCAACCAATCCCACTGCCCAGAAGGCTCTGACCACGCCCACCCACTACAAGCTGACTCCTCGTCCTGCGACCAGGGTTCGCCCCAAAGCGCTGTCGTCATCCGGCTCCTCCAAGTCGCAACTCTTCGACGGCCTCGATGATGACGAGCCCTCGCTCACCAACGGAGCCTTCGTGCCCAG GAAGAGCATAAAGAAACTTGTGTTGAAGAACCTGAACAGCAGTCAGTACAGCAGCCAGGCGGAGACGGAGACAGACGACCTCGCTTCACCCCCGGAGTATCCACAGAACGGACACAg CCtcatggaagaggaggaggagctgagggagcTTGGGGGCTCTAGCATCCAGGCAGACGATGACCCAGAGGTCACCCAGTTCTACGTTAACCCCATCGCCAAGCCCATCCCACAGGGTCGCGCCCAGACCAGCCTGCAAGACACCATCAGTGACCTGAACATGCACAAAGCGGCGAGGAACGGCCTGGAG CTGAGCAGTGATGACGTGCTGGCATCTCTGGGGGAGGAGTCTCTGcaggaggaaagggaggaagagCAGCAAGAAATACAACAGTCCCCTCATCCAGCAG gCATCGTCCTCAACCGTGTGGGTTATTACACCATCCCCTCCATGAAGGATCTGGCTGAGATGACGGATGAACACGGAGAGTGTTCGGTGGAAAACTTTACTATCGGCAGGAAAG GTTATGGCTCCATCTTCTTCCCGGGCGAGGTGAATGTGAGTGGGCTGAACCTTGACGAGATCGTCCACTTCCGACGCAAGGAGGTCATTGTGTACCCGGATGACAAAAACAAGCCGCCTGAGGGGGAGGGGCTTAACAG ACGAGCAGAGGTGACCCTGGACGGCGTTTGGCCAAATGACAAGACGACCTGCACTCAGATCAGGAGCCCTGAGCGTCTATCCGACATGAACTACGAGGGTCGGCTGGAGAAAGCCTCGCGCAAACAGGGAGCACGTTTCCTGGAGTACAGAACTGAGACGGGGTCCTGGGTGTTCGAG gtgGCCCACTTCTCGAAGTACGGCCTCCAGGATTCTGACGAGGAGGACGACGTACCTCTGAAAACCGACCCCAAGAAGTTGAAGACCATGAtgccacttcctccctccaAGCTGCAACAGCCGCTTCCCCCCTCCCAACATCAGGTGGCGCCACAGGCTCAG TCCACTGTCGTGGATCTTCCCAGTGGCTTGGCGGAGCTGGACAGTGACATGGCCGACATCACCCAGAGTTTCCCGACAGAGAGCCTGCTGGGAGGGCAGGAGGACAGCGACCTGCCCGGGGAGACAGACACGACATGCGGGAAGCTCGGAGGTTTGACCTCTGCTGAGCTTGATGGAATATCTGCGTCCAGCCACATCGCATCGACGCTGGGCATCAACCCGCACACGCTCCAG ATCATGAAGGCGTCTCTGTTTGCcgaggatgaggaggacagTGAGTTGTTTCCGGACCGTGGAGTGATGAAAGTTTCCACTGACGTCTCGTCCCCTCGCATCGTTCTGCCGGGAGCTCAGACCCGAACCTCTG tgGGTGGTCTTCTTCAGGCTCGTTTTACCTCCGGCCTCCTCTCTCAGCTCTCAGACTCTCCTCAGCCTCTTCTGTCCAGGGCGTCCCTGACGTTGGGCGACACCCCCCGCTCATTACACTGGGCAGCACAGGGCCCCTCCTTCCTATTGCCCCCTCAAACTCCAGAGCCGTCGATCAGGACGGTTGGCGTGCGGCGCCTGGGTGGCCCTGTCCCTCTCAAAGAGTCGGTCACTTTGGGGAAG GGAGGTTTGCTGATGGACGTCGGGCTGTTTAAGGGTCGATCCTTTCGTGTCGGTTGGGGTCCTGGCTGGACGCTGGCGCACTGTGGAGACCGGCTCAGCTCGTCGGGCTCTAAACACCTCGACCACAAAGACCTGAGCTCCAAGACCGACTTCAGCTTCCTGCCAAAACCTGCCAGGAACAAACC ACTTGTGGAAAGCCCCTACAAAGTTACGCTGGAGCAGCTGGTCGGTCTGGAGCCTCAGGTGCCGAAGAccagtgaggaagaggatgaagagagcCCGACAGTgctgcagcgccccctggagATCTGCCTGGAGCACAGCACCATCAGCACCACGGACTCGTCCACCTGCCCTCTGGTGCAACCTCAGACTGGTGTGGCAGCGCTGCACGAATACGCCAAGTGGATCAGGGAGCTGAACGACACGCGTGGTGACGCAGACC ctcTCCTGGGCCACTGGGCCGAGGTCTGGACCCTGTGTGAGGCTCTATGGGGCCGGTTGGGCCCCGCCGACCAAGAGCCAGACATCGAGACGCCAAGCGACtatgagcagcagctggagagacGGCGGACATTCTCTGCCTGGCTGTCCCGTAGCGCCACctgcagggtggaggaggaggtggctcTGGCAGGGAAGGGTCACCACACGGAGGCCATCTTCAGCTACCTGACGGGGAACCGCATCAGTGAGGCGTGTCGAGTCGCACAGaaggaag GTGACCATCGGTTGTCCCTGCTGCTGTCTCAGGCCCTGGGCTCTCAGTACTGTCGCGATCTGCTGGCTCTTCAGCTCGCCGACTGGAACCGCATGCAGACCGACTGCTACCTACCAGAGGAACGACTTCGCATCTTCACACTACTGGCAGGGAAACCT gTGTGGCAGTCGTCGGACTCCGTGGTGAACGTTTGCTCACAGTTAGACTGGAAACGCTGCATGGCTGTCCACCTCTGGTTCATGCTTCCTCCGACTGCCTCCATGGCTGATGCCCTCGCTAAATATGAAGCTGCCTTCCAG GGCTCATGTGAGGGGGGGAAGTACGCCTGTGCCCCCCTGCCTCCGTATCTGGAGGGGGAGAAGACAGacgtggaagaggaggaggagaagaagatggacgtggacgaggaggaggagtctaAACGACCTCTGTACGACCTCTGTTTCCACCTGCTCAAACTCTACAGCGACAG ACACtacagtctgcagcagctgctggatcCTCTCACCGTCACCTGGGAGCGTCTGGATTACCGTCTGAGCTGGCACCTGTGGGGCGTCCTGCAGTCGCTGCACTACAGCCACCTGAGCGCCTCACGCCAGGGACTCCTCCACGCCAGCTATGCCGCACAACTGGAGAGCGCCGGCCTCTGGCACATGTCCGTCTTCATCCTACTGCACATCCCCGACCACGC TCAGCGGGAACGAGCCGTCAGAGAGATGTTGACCCTCCACTGCCCCCTGCAGGAGACTGACGAGTCTGTCCGGAGGGAGCGCTTCTTGACGGAGAGACTGCTCATCCCAGAACGGTGGATCCACGAGGCCAAGGCCACGCGAGCACACCGAGACGCAAACAGACACCAGGAGGCGCTGCATCTGTACCGGGCCGGATACTGGAACCAGTGTCACCGGCTGCTGATCCAACATCTGGCTTCAG ATTGCATCATCAACGACAACCATGACTACCTGCTGGAGTTCCTGGAGGGGCTGGCGGTCCCTGAACACAGCACCACCATCCAGGACTGGGACACTGCAGGGAGGGTTTACCTGGACTACATCAGAGTCATTAAGACTCTGCAGGACAtccagcag ATGGAAAACGCTGGTTACGAGCTCGAGCGTCTCTACACCGACGTGACGTCTCTCTGTGGCAGAATCGAACTCCTGCCGTGCAGGACCGCCAGAGACCGGCTCGCCCAATCAG AAATGGCGAAGCGTGTTTCCAACATCCTGCGTGTGGTGCTGAGTCTGCAGCAGGGCGACGGTGCGTCCGACTCCCTCAGCATCCCGCTCGCCCAGCTGGCTCCACACATCACCCGCCTACCGATGCCGGAGGACTACACGCTGGAGGAGCTGCGAGGCCTCACGCAGTCGTACCTTCGACAGCTCATCATCAGCCAATGA
- the nup98 gene encoding nuclear pore complex protein Nup98-Nup96 isoform X6: MFNKSFGTPFGGGTGGFGNSSTFGQQNTGFGATGGFGASTFGATTNTGGLFGATQNKPGGLFGSSTFSQPATSSTSTGFGFGAASGTSTSLFGNTGTGTSSGLFSQQNNAFSANKPTSFGSFGTSTSSGGLFGSTNTASNPFGGANSLFGGSGFSATQQPGTTVKFNPPTGSDTMVKAGVTTSINTKHQCITAMKEYENKSLEELRLEDYQAGRKGPTNQMAAPTGSLFSSTAATSSATTGLFGSTAPNTSFSFGQTKSTFGAAPSGFGATTGGLFTQPTQQPAGSLFKPFGQTTTAPNTGFSFGNTNTMGQANTSTMGLFGNTAASQSGGLFGTAQTSTATGFGAGTGLFGPTNTGFGNVGTQQTLFGNKTAGFGTTTTSAPSFGTGTGLFGNKPALTLGTGTNTSTFGFGANPAAGSLFGNKPATGGLGTGLGTSFGAVGPGQTSLFGNNQNKLGTTLGTMGTFGTTGFNSGTSAMGFGAPQQPVALTDPSAAAAQQAMLQQQLSVLAYSPYGDSPLFRNPLSDPKKKEERLKPTNPTAQKALTTPTHYKLTPRPATRVRPKALSSSGSSKSQLFDGLDDDEPSLTNGAFVPRKSIKKLVLKNLNSSQYSSQAETETDDLASPPEYPQNGHSLMEEEEELRELGGSSIQADDDPEVTQFYVNPIAKPIPQGRAQTSLQDTISDLNMHKAARNGLELSSDDVLASLGEESLQEEREEEQQEIQQSPHPAGIVLNRVGYYTIPSMKDLAEMTDEHGECSVENFTIGRKGYGSIFFPGEVNVSGLNLDEIVHFRRKEVIVYPDDKNKPPEGEGLNRRAEVTLDGVWPNDKTTCTQIRSPERLSDMNYEGRLEKASRKQGARFLEYRTETGSWVFEVAHFSKYGLQDSDEEDDVPLKTDPKKLKTMMPLPPSKLQQPLPPSQHQVAPQAQSTVVDLPSGLAELDSDMADITQSFPTESLLGGQEDSDLPGETDTTCGKLGGLTSAELDGISASSHIASTLGINPHTLQIMKASLFAEDEEDSELFPDRGVMKVSTDVSSPRIVLPGAQTRTSVGGLLQARFTSGLLSQLSDSPQPLLSRASLTLGDTPRSLHWAAQGPSFLLPPQTPEPSIRTVGVRRLGGPVPLKESVTLGKGGLLMDVGLFKGRSFRVGWGPGWTLAHCGDRLSSSGSKHLDHKDLSSKTDFSFLPKPARNKPLVESPYKVTLEQLVGLEPQVPKTSEEEDEESPTVLQRPLEICLEHSTISTTDSSTCPLVQPQTGVAALHEYAKWIRELNDTRGDADPLLGHWAEVWTLCEALWGRLGPADQEPDIETPSDYEQQLERRRTFSAWLSRSATCRVEEEVALAGKGHHTEAIFSYLTGNRISEACRVAQKEGDHRLSLLLSQALGSQYCRDLLALQLADWNRMQTDCYLPEERLRIFTLLAGKPVWQSSDSVVNVCSQLDWKRCMAVHLWFMLPPTASMADALAKYEAAFQGSCEGGKYACAPLPPYLEGEKTDVEEEEEKKMDVDEEEESKRPLYDLCFHLLKLYSDRHYSLQQLLDPLTVTWERLDYRLSWHLWGVLQSLHYSHLSASRQGLLHASYAAQLESAGLWHMSVFILLHIPDHAQRERAVREMLTLHCPLQETDESVRRERFLTERLLIPERWIHEAKATRAHRDANRHQEALHLYRAGYWNQCHRLLIQHLASDCIINDNHDYLLEFLEGLAVPEHSTTIQDWDTAGRVYLDYIRVIKTLQDIQQMENAGYELERLYTDVTSLCGRIELLPCRTARDRLAQSEMAKRVSNILRVVLSLQQGDGASDSLSIPLAQLAPHITRLPMPEDYTLEELRGLTQSYLRQLIISQ; the protein is encoded by the exons ATGTTCAACAAGTCATTCGGGACTCCCTTCGGTGGAGGGACAGGGGGATTTGGCAACTCGTCCACCTTTGGACAACAAA ACACAGGCTTTGGGGCGACAGGAGGATTTGGGGCTTCTACGTTCGGGGCGACTACCAACACTGGAGGACTGTTTGGTGCCACACAGAATAAACCTG GCGGTCTGTTTGGATCCAGTACGTTCAGTCAACCAGCAACTTCCTCCACCAGCACCGGCTTCGGCTTCGGTGCAGCGAGCGGCACGTCTACCAGCTTGTTTGGCAACACAGGAACAGGCACCAGCAGTGGACTCTTCTCCCAGCAGAATAATGCCTTCAGTGCCAACAAACCCACATCTTTTGGAA GCTTTGGGACGAGCACCAGCAGCGGTGGGCTCTTCGGCTCCACCAACACTGCCTCAAACCCTTTCGGTGGAGCGAACTCTCTGTTCGGAGGCTCTGGGTTCTCCGCAACACAGCAGCCGGGAACAACCGTGAAATTCAAT CCTCCAACAGGAAGCGACACGATGGTGAAAGCTGGTGTGACCACGAGCATCAACACCAAACACCAGTGCATCACAGCCATGAAGGAGTACGAGAACAAATCCCTGGAG gagtTGAGACTGGAGGATTACCAGGCCGGCAGGAAAGGACCGACCAATCAGATGGCTGCACCGACAGGCAGCTTGTTCAGTTCGACTGCGGCCACATCCAGTGCCACCACTGGCCTGTTTGGCTCCACAGCCCCTAACACCAGCTTCTCCTTCGGACAGACTAAAAGCACCTTCGGAGCAG CACCCAGCGGGTTTGGTGCAACCACAGGCGGCCTTTTCACTCAGCCGACACAGCAACCAGCCGGCAGCCTCTTCAAGCCGTTCGGTCAGACGACCACCGCGCCAAACACCGGCTTCTCCTTCGGGAACACCAACACCATGGGACAGGCCAACACCAGCACCATG GGTTTGTTTGGGAACACGGCAGCGTCTCAGTCGGGTGGGTTGTTCGGCACCGCTCAGACCAGCACCGCCACAGGCTTCGGGGCTGGCACTGGGCTGTTTGGACCAACCAACACTGGGTTCGGAAACGTTGGCACACAG CAGACTTTATTCGGTAATAAGACGGCCGGGTTTGGCACCACCACCACTAGTGCTCCGTCCTTCGGCACCGGCACTGGACTCTTTGGGAACAAGCCGGCGCTCACGCTTGGAACCGGAACCAACACCTCTACCTTCG GTTTCGGAGCGAATCCTGCTGCAGGGAGTCTGTTCGGAAACAAACCGGCCACTGGTGGACTGGGCACCGGACTGGGAACCAGCTTTGGAGCAG tgGGGCCAGGACAGACGTCTCTGTTCGGAAACAACCAGAACAAACTGGGAACCACTCTTGGAACCATGGGAACATTCGGAACGACAGGATTCAACAGTGGAACCAGTGCGATGGGATTCGGAGCTCCGCAGCAACCAGTCG cGCTGACTGATCCAAGCGCAGCAGCGGCCCAGCAGGccatgctgcagcagcagctcagcgtTCTGGCGTATTCGCCGTACGGAGACTCGCCGCTGTTCAGAAACCCACTGTCCGACccgaagaagaaagaggag CGTCTGAAACCAACCAATCCCACTGCCCAGAAGGCTCTGACCACGCCCACCCACTACAAGCTGACTCCTCGTCCTGCGACCAGGGTTCGCCCCAAAGCGCTGTCGTCATCCGGCTCCTCCAAGTCGCAACTCTTCGACGGCCTCGATGATGACGAGCCCTCGCTCACCAACGGAGCCTTCGTGCCCAG GAAGAGCATAAAGAAACTTGTGTTGAAGAACCTGAACAGCAGTCAGTACAGCAGCCAGGCGGAGACGGAGACAGACGACCTCGCTTCACCCCCGGAGTATCCACAGAACGGACACAg CCtcatggaagaggaggaggagctgagggagcTTGGGGGCTCTAGCATCCAGGCAGACGATGACCCAGAGGTCACCCAGTTCTACGTTAACCCCATCGCCAAGCCCATCCCACAGGGTCGCGCCCAGACCAGCCTGCAAGACACCATCAGTGACCTGAACATGCACAAAGCGGCGAGGAACGGCCTGGAG CTGAGCAGTGATGACGTGCTGGCATCTCTGGGGGAGGAGTCTCTGcaggaggaaagggaggaagagCAGCAAGAAATACAACAGTCCCCTCATCCAGCAG gCATCGTCCTCAACCGTGTGGGTTATTACACCATCCCCTCCATGAAGGATCTGGCTGAGATGACGGATGAACACGGAGAGTGTTCGGTGGAAAACTTTACTATCGGCAGGAAAG GTTATGGCTCCATCTTCTTCCCGGGCGAGGTGAATGTGAGTGGGCTGAACCTTGACGAGATCGTCCACTTCCGACGCAAGGAGGTCATTGTGTACCCGGATGACAAAAACAAGCCGCCTGAGGGGGAGGGGCTTAACAG ACGAGCAGAGGTGACCCTGGACGGCGTTTGGCCAAATGACAAGACGACCTGCACTCAGATCAGGAGCCCTGAGCGTCTATCCGACATGAACTACGAGGGTCGGCTGGAGAAAGCCTCGCGCAAACAGGGAGCACGTTTCCTGGAGTACAGAACTGAGACGGGGTCCTGGGTGTTCGAG gtgGCCCACTTCTCGAAGTACGGCCTCCAGGATTCTGACGAGGAGGACGACGTACCTCTGAAAACCGACCCCAAGAAGTTGAAGACCATGAtgccacttcctccctccaAGCTGCAACAGCCGCTTCCCCCCTCCCAACATCAGGTGGCGCCACAGGCTCAG TCCACTGTCGTGGATCTTCCCAGTGGCTTGGCGGAGCTGGACAGTGACATGGCCGACATCACCCAGAGTTTCCCGACAGAGAGCCTGCTGGGAGGGCAGGAGGACAGCGACCTGCCCGGGGAGACAGACACGACATGCGGGAAGCTCGGAGGTTTGACCTCTGCTGAGCTTGATGGAATATCTGCGTCCAGCCACATCGCATCGACGCTGGGCATCAACCCGCACACGCTCCAG ATCATGAAGGCGTCTCTGTTTGCcgaggatgaggaggacagTGAGTTGTTTCCGGACCGTGGAGTGATGAAAGTTTCCACTGACGTCTCGTCCCCTCGCATCGTTCTGCCGGGAGCTCAGACCCGAACCTCTG tgGGTGGTCTTCTTCAGGCTCGTTTTACCTCCGGCCTCCTCTCTCAGCTCTCAGACTCTCCTCAGCCTCTTCTGTCCAGGGCGTCCCTGACGTTGGGCGACACCCCCCGCTCATTACACTGGGCAGCACAGGGCCCCTCCTTCCTATTGCCCCCTCAAACTCCAGAGCCGTCGATCAGGACGGTTGGCGTGCGGCGCCTGGGTGGCCCTGTCCCTCTCAAAGAGTCGGTCACTTTGGGGAAG GGAGGTTTGCTGATGGACGTCGGGCTGTTTAAGGGTCGATCCTTTCGTGTCGGTTGGGGTCCTGGCTGGACGCTGGCGCACTGTGGAGACCGGCTCAGCTCGTCGGGCTCTAAACACCTCGACCACAAAGACCTGAGCTCCAAGACCGACTTCAGCTTCCTGCCAAAACCTGCCAGGAACAAACC ACTTGTGGAAAGCCCCTACAAAGTTACGCTGGAGCAGCTGGTCGGTCTGGAGCCTCAGGTGCCGAAGAccagtgaggaagaggatgaagagagcCCGACAGTgctgcagcgccccctggagATCTGCCTGGAGCACAGCACCATCAGCACCACGGACTCGTCCACCTGCCCTCTGGTGCAACCTCAGACTGGTGTGGCAGCGCTGCACGAATACGCCAAGTGGATCAGGGAGCTGAACGACACGCGTGGTGACGCAGACC ctcTCCTGGGCCACTGGGCCGAGGTCTGGACCCTGTGTGAGGCTCTATGGGGCCGGTTGGGCCCCGCCGACCAAGAGCCAGACATCGAGACGCCAAGCGACtatgagcagcagctggagagacGGCGGACATTCTCTGCCTGGCTGTCCCGTAGCGCCACctgcagggtggaggaggaggtggctcTGGCAGGGAAGGGTCACCACACGGAGGCCATCTTCAGCTACCTGACGGGGAACCGCATCAGTGAGGCGTGTCGAGTCGCACAGaaggaag GTGACCATCGGTTGTCCCTGCTGCTGTCTCAGGCCCTGGGCTCTCAGTACTGTCGCGATCTGCTGGCTCTTCAGCTCGCCGACTGGAACCGCATGCAGACCGACTGCTACCTACCAGAGGAACGACTTCGCATCTTCACACTACTGGCAGGGAAACCT gTGTGGCAGTCGTCGGACTCCGTGGTGAACGTTTGCTCACAGTTAGACTGGAAACGCTGCATGGCTGTCCACCTCTGGTTCATGCTTCCTCCGACTGCCTCCATGGCTGATGCCCTCGCTAAATATGAAGCTGCCTTCCAG GGCTCATGTGAGGGGGGGAAGTACGCCTGTGCCCCCCTGCCTCCGTATCTGGAGGGGGAGAAGACAGacgtggaagaggaggaggagaagaagatggacgtggacgaggaggaggagtctaAACGACCTCTGTACGACCTCTGTTTCCACCTGCTCAAACTCTACAGCGACAG ACACtacagtctgcagcagctgctggatcCTCTCACCGTCACCTGGGAGCGTCTGGATTACCGTCTGAGCTGGCACCTGTGGGGCGTCCTGCAGTCGCTGCACTACAGCCACCTGAGCGCCTCACGCCAGGGACTCCTCCACGCCAGCTATGCCGCACAACTGGAGAGCGCCGGCCTCTGGCACATGTCCGTCTTCATCCTACTGCACATCCCCGACCACGC TCAGCGGGAACGAGCCGTCAGAGAGATGTTGACCCTCCACTGCCCCCTGCAGGAGACTGACGAGTCTGTCCGGAGGGAGCGCTTCTTGACGGAGAGACTGCTCATCCCAGAACGGTGGATCCACGAGGCCAAGGCCACGCGAGCACACCGAGACGCAAACAGACACCAGGAGGCGCTGCATCTGTACCGGGCCGGATACTGGAACCAGTGTCACCGGCTGCTGATCCAACATCTGGCTTCAG ATTGCATCATCAACGACAACCATGACTACCTGCTGGAGTTCCTGGAGGGGCTGGCGGTCCCTGAACACAGCACCACCATCCAGGACTGGGACACTGCAGGGAGGGTTTACCTGGACTACATCAGAGTCATTAAGACTCTGCAGGACAtccagcag ATGGAAAACGCTGGTTACGAGCTCGAGCGTCTCTACACCGACGTGACGTCTCTCTGTGGCAGAATCGAACTCCTGCCGTGCAGGACCGCCAGAGACCGGCTCGCCCAATCAG AAATGGCGAAGCGTGTTTCCAACATCCTGCGTGTGGTGCTGAGTCTGCAGCAGGGCGACGGTGCGTCCGACTCCCTCAGCATCCCGCTCGCCCAGCTGGCTCCACACATCACCCGCCTACCGATGCCGGAGGACTACACGCTGGAGGAGCTGCGAGGCCTCACGCAGTCGTACCTTCGACAGCTCATCATCAGCCAATGA